A single window of Dermacentor albipictus isolate Rhodes 1998 colony chromosome 1, USDA_Dalb.pri_finalv2, whole genome shotgun sequence DNA harbors:
- the LOC135906633 gene encoding hemocyte protein-glutamine gamma-glutamyltransferase-like yields the protein MDTSDEAILDMLRQRMLANSDFLQYMEIVIESLRSGAEFDRMPRLMAHTGGTNPLQVKQLDYHIPANTRRHKTDKFLLTQSSDATLVVRRGAPVTISVQFDRQYDGSRDQVFLILNTGLEPREADGSRVRLEVPSSRGSFFSTDNSPYSICLVLTEKNSITVKVMLPPCAAVGLWRLEVETRLRGSGDPSDKCLFNVKETFYVLFNPWCPEDLVYMPQEDRLQEYIFNETGKLYQGNYDYPTGKRWFFGQFTDVVLPTCNYLFELGNVSVSDRSSPIKVARAISALVDSKDENGILVGSWDNNYSDGVSPTAWTSSVTILEQYMHTGGAPVKYGQCWVYSGLVTTLCRALGIPCRSITNFSSAHDTDGNLLIERFFDENDNIIAGRSEDSIWNFHLWNELWMMRPDLPGDYGGWQVIDATPQTLSDGLFRVGPCPVSAIYNGHLELDYDTRFVYAEVNADLVSWKRDRATGQFRQTTMRNYNEAEAAGMLIYTKKIGEMTEHTAEDAEDLTKVYKGVKVKPNKSVMGLSGAPPPEDVEMKMEEISSVLAGQPVRLAVTCTNQSKTPRKVTLTLSAHSVFYTGGEYKMLKKQTFNVEVPPGKTETVCLTVTADEYQTKLAPQNVVKLFAHGSYEGSGQGTWYRQTRITIGNPTIDVQVHGPVSVSRPMEYCLSFDNPLGVPLTGCSLTLDIPGMQESHVIPVADVPAKGKFEYKSRIIPKRPGEKSILAVFNSKELTDIRGNKVVVVK from the exons ATGGACACCAGCGACGAGGCAATTCTCGACATGCTGCGGCAGCGGATGCTCGCCAACAGCGACTTCCTCCAGTACATGGAGATCGTCATCGAGAGCCTCCGCTCCGGGGCAGAGTTCGATCGCATGCCGCGCCTCATGGCGCACACAG GCGGCACGAACCCCCTGCAGGTGAAGCAGCTTGACTACCACATACCGGCCAACACCCGCCGCCACAAGACCGACAAGTTCCTGCTCACCCAGAGCAGTGATGCCACGCTCGTGGTGCGCCGTGGTGCTCCTGTCACTATCAGCGTCCAGTTCGATCGGCAGTACGACGGGAGCAGGGACCAGGTTTTCCTCATCCTCAACACAG GTCTGGAGCCTAGGGAAGCTGATGGAAGCCGCGTGCGTCTGGAGGTGCCCAGCTCGCGCGGCTCGTTCTTCTCCACGGACAACTCGCCCTACAGCATCTGTCTGGTGCTGACCGAGAAGAACAGCATCACGGTCAAGGTGATGCTGCCGCCGTGCGCAGCGGTCGGCCTCTGGCGCCTAGAGGTTGAGACGCGGCTGCGTGGTTCCGGAGACCCGTCCGACAAGTGCCTCTTCAACGTCAAGGAGACCTTCTACGTGCTGTTCAACCCCTGGTGCCCAG AGGACCTTGTTTACATGCCACAGGAAGACCGTCTGCAGGAATACATCTTCAACGAAACCGGAAAACTGTACCAAGGCAATTATGACTACCCCACaggaaagcgttggttcttcgggCAG TTCACCGACGTCGTCTTGCCCACGTGCAACTACCTTTTCGAGCTTGGTAATGTGAGCGTCAGCGACCGAAGTTCGCCCATAAAAGTCGCCAGAGCAATCTCGGCGCTG GTCGACTCGAAGGACGAAAACGGCATCCTGGTCGGCTCCTGGGACAACAACTACAGCGACGGCGTGTCTCCTACTGCCTGGACGTCCAGTGTCACCATCCTCGAGCAGTACATGCACACCGGTGGTGCACCCGTGAAGTACGGCCAGTGCTGGGTCTACTCCGGACTGGTTACCACGT TGTGCAGAGCCCTGGGCATTCCCTGCCGCTCCATCACGAACTTCTCCTCGGCGCACGACACCGACGGCAACCTGCTCATCGAGCGCTTCTTCGACGAAAACGACAACATTATTGCCGGGAGAAGCGAGGACTCTATCTG GAACTTCCACTTGTGGAACGAACTGTGGATGATGCGTCCCGACCTCCCCGGAGACTACGGCGGCTGGCAAGTGATCGACGCTACGCCGCAGACCCTCAGCGATG GGCTTTTCCGCGTGGGACCGTGCCCTGTCTCAGCGATCTACAATGGACACCTTGAACTGGATTACGACACCCGTTTTGTCTACGCTGAGGTTAACGCTGACCTGGTGAGCTGGAAACGTGACCGGGCCACCGGCCAGTTCAGGCAAACAACGATGAGGAACTACAACGAGGCCGAAGC cgcggGAATGCTGATTTACACAAAGAAGattggagagatgactgagcatACGGCGGAGGATGCGGAAGACTTGACCAAGGTGTACAAGGGCGTTAAAG TGAAGCCCAACAAGTCGGTGATGGGCCTGTCTGGCGCTCCGCCTCCGGAGGACGTCGAGATGAAGATGGAGGAGATCTCCTCGGTGCTGGCAGGTCAGCCGGTTCGGCTGGCCGTCACCTGCACGAACCAGTCGAAGACGCCTCGCAAGGTCACGCTCACGCTCTCCGCCCACTCCGTCTTCTACACCGGCGGCGAGTACAAGATGCTCAAGAAGCAGACCTTCAACGTCGAGGTGCCACCCGGAAAGA CCGAGACTGTATGCCTGACTGTGACGGCCGACGAATATCAAACCAAGCTGGCCCCGCAGAACGTCGTCAAACTGTTCGCCCATGGCAGCTACGAGGGTAGCGGCCAAGGTACCTGGTACCGCCAGACTAGAATCACCATCGGAAATCCTACCATCGACGTCCAG GTACACGGACCGGTCAGCGTGTCCAGACCTATGGAATACTGCCTTTCGTTCGACAACCCCCTCGGCGTGCCCCTGACCGGCTGCAGTCTGACCCTCGACATCCCTGGAATGCAAGAATCCCATGTTATTCCTGTGGC GGACGTACCTGCGAAGGGAAAGTTCGAGTACAAGAGCAGAATCATTCCGAAACGTCCTGGCGAAAAGTCCATTCTGGCAGTGTTCAACAGCAAGGAGCTGACCGATATCCGCGGAAACAAGGTGGTCGTCGTGAAGTAA